The nucleotide window TTCTCTATTGATGAGCCTTCAGGCAAAGTAGTGGTCAAAGTGATTGCCAGTGGTTCCGGTGAGGTGATTCGCCAGATCCCGAACGAAGAAGTTCTGAGACTGGCCAACAGTTTGAATGATGCAAGCAGCTTGTTGTTCAGCGCTGAAGCCTGACAACCGGCACGAATTTTGTTGTTATGTTCTTTTGGGCGTTGTAAAGGTCAAAAGGCCGGCGACACACTGAAGGGAGTCCCACATGGCAAGTCCAATTCTACCTGGCCTGGGTCTAGGCTCTGGCCTTGATACCACTGCGATCGTCAAGGCACTGGTCGATTCCGACAAGGCCGCCAAGCAAGGTCAGATCACCCGAGCGACGACGACGACTACCAACAGTATCTCCGGGGTAGGAACCCTGAAGTCGTTGTTGGCAGCTTTCAATACCGCCATGAAGGACTTGTCCAGCACCACGACCCCGCAATTCTCGGGTTTTGCTGCAACATCCTCGACCCCCACTGTTCTGACGGCAACCGCCAGCAACTCTGCGGTGGGCGGTACCTATGCAATCAAGGTCGAGAATATCGCAACGGCTTCCAAGGTCACCTCGGCAGCCTTCGCCGGTGGCACTAGCAGTGCGATTCCGAGCGGTACGTTGACCATCAAGCAGAACGGCGTCGACTACAACCTCGACGTGGCGTCCGGTGCGACCCTGCAATCTGTTCGTGACGCGATCAACGCCGACACTTCGCTCAAAGCTGCTGGTTTCAGTGCCAACATTATCACCGACTCTTTCGGTTCGCGTCTGGTGCTGGGTTCAAGCACTACCGGCGCAGGTTCCGACATCTCGGTGAGCGGTATCGCGGGGTTGGAGATCGATGGGACGAACGTCGTGGGTGCCGGCGGTGCTGCGCTGACGGCCGCTTCGGCGGGCGCCATTGGTGCTCTGGCCCAGGATGCCAAGTTTTCCGTCGATGGCATGGCGCTGACCAGTAAGAGCAATACGGTCAGCACGGCGATTTCCGGATTGACATTGAATTTGCTCGGAGTAGCGGACGGGGGCACTTCAACCGTCACCGTGGCACCGAACAACGACGGCCTGAAAGCCTCGATCCAGAAATTCGTCGATGCCTATAACGCGATCGCCAATAGCATCACCGCGCTGACCAAGCCATCCCTCGACGCTGATGGGAAGCTGACGGTGTCGGCTAAATTGACCGGTGACGCATTGCCTCGCTCGCTGCTGGCAGCGATTCGAACGCCCTTGTCTGAAACCGGCGCTGGCGACAAGCTGACGTCTCTGGCCCAGTTGGGTATTACCACTGACCAGAAGACCGGCGCGTTGAACTTCGATACCACCAAGTTCAACACGGCGATGAACGACAAAAAGCTCAGCGGTGAAGTCCAAACGTTGTTCACGGGCACCAATGGGCTGCTGGAGCGCATGGGCAAGGCGATCGAATCTTACAGTCAGACGGGTGGAATTCTCGATCAGCGGACCTCGGCACTGAGCAGGACCCAGACCCGCCTGAAGAACGATCAGGAAGCATTGGATCGCCGGGTCGAGACCCTGACTGCCACGCTGACCAAAAAGTACAACGACATGGATACCTTGGTCGGGAAGCTGAAAGCCACTGCCAGCAACATCACCTCGATGTTCGAAGCCTTGACGGCACAGCAGAAAAACAGCTGATTTTCGACCGATGCCAAAAGCCCGGCAACGTTTGAC belongs to Pseudomonas sp. B21-028 and includes:
- the fliD gene encoding flagellar filament capping protein FliD, producing the protein MASPILPGLGLGSGLDTTAIVKALVDSDKAAKQGQITRATTTTTNSISGVGTLKSLLAAFNTAMKDLSSTTTPQFSGFAATSSTPTVLTATASNSAVGGTYAIKVENIATASKVTSAAFAGGTSSAIPSGTLTIKQNGVDYNLDVASGATLQSVRDAINADTSLKAAGFSANIITDSFGSRLVLGSSTTGAGSDISVSGIAGLEIDGTNVVGAGGAALTAASAGAIGALAQDAKFSVDGMALTSKSNTVSTAISGLTLNLLGVADGGTSTVTVAPNNDGLKASIQKFVDAYNAIANSITALTKPSLDADGKLTVSAKLTGDALPRSLLAAIRTPLSETGAGDKLTSLAQLGITTDQKTGALNFDTTKFNTAMNDKKLSGEVQTLFTGTNGLLERMGKAIESYSQTGGILDQRTSALSRTQTRLKNDQEALDRRVETLTATLTKKYNDMDTLVGKLKATASNITSMFEALTAQQKNS